The stretch of DNA CAGCAGCACACCGTCCGGCCTTCCCGCCGCGCTCGGCGCCTATACGATCTGGGGCTTCCTGCCGCTCTACCTGCTGCTGGTGCGCCACATCCCGCCGTTCGAATTCGTCGGCTGGCGGATCATCTGGACGCTGCCGCTGTGCCTGCTGATCGTCGCGCTGCGCCGCCAGTTTCCCGCGCTGCGCGAGGCGGTGAGCAATCCGCGCACCATGCTCGCCCTGCTGGCGAGCGCGACGCTGATCGGGGTCAACTGGTTCGTCTATATCTGGGCGATCACCCGCAACGAGGTCTATGCCGCGAGCCTCGGCTATTATCTCAACCCGCTGTTGAACGTCCTGCTCGGCACGCTGGTGCTGGGCGAGCGATTGAGCCGCCTGCAATGGCTGGCGGTCGCGGTGGCGGCGGTGGCGGTCGCGATCCTTGCGGCGGGCGCGATCACGACGCTGTGGATCAGCCTTGCGCTCGCCATGAGCTTCTGCCTCTACGGGCTCGTGCGCAAGCAGGTCGCGGTCGCCTCGCTGCCGGGCCTCACGATCGAAAGCGCGCTGCTGCTGCTGCCCGCCGCCGGCATCGCCGCGTGGTATGCGCAGACGCCCGCGGGCTCCGCCTTCGGCACGGATCTCGGCCAGAGCCTGCTGATCGTCTTTTCGGGCGTGGTGACGGCGGTGCCGCTGCTGCTCTTCGCGATCGCGGCGCGGCGGATGGAGTATTCGACGCTCGGCTTCATCCAGTATCTGGCGCCGACCATCGTCTTCCTTCTGGGCCTCACCGTGTTCGGGCAGGAACTGCGCCCGGTGCAGCTGTTCAGCTTCCTCCTTATCTGGAGCGCGGTGGCGATCTTCACCGCCGACCTGCTGGCGAAAAGCCGCCGGGCGAAAGCCGCGCGCAGCGTGGCCGCGCGCTAGGAGGCGACCCGCCAGCCGAGCGTCTGCCCGCCGTGGAAGGGCACGATTTCGGCCCCGGCCAGCGCCAGTTCCTCCGCCACGCGCGTTTCGGCGCGTTCGAGCGTCACCGTCTCCTCGTTCACCGGCAGCTTGTAGAAGGCAGGGCCGTGGAGCGAGGCGAAGCCCTCGAACCTGCCCAGCGCATCCTCCTCGTCGAACACCGCGAGATAGCTTTCGAGCGCGTGCGGCGCGCCGAAGATACCCGCGCAGCCGCAAGCGCTTTCCTTGTCGTGGCGGAAATGCGGGGCGCTGTCGGTGCCGAGGAAGAATTTCGGGCTGCCCGAAGTCGCCGCCGCGCGCAGGGCGATGCGGTGCGTCTCGCGCTTGGCCACGGGCAGGCAGTAATTGTGCGGCTGGATGCCGCCCACCAGCATGGCGTTCCGGTTGATGTGAAGATGCTGCGGGGTGATGGTCGCGGCGACATTCGGCCCGCAGCCGGTGACGAAAGCGACCGCGTCGGCGGTGGTGATGTGCTCGAACACGACGCGAAGCTTCGGAAAATTCGCGACGATGTCCTTGAGATGCCGCTCGATGAATTCGGCCTCGCGGTCGAACACGTCGATGTCGTGATCGGTCACCTCGCCGTGGATGCACAGCACGATGTCCTCCGCCTCCATCCTCTCGAGCACGGGGTAGATGCGCCGCACGTCGGTCACCCCGGAGGCGGAGTTCGTGGTGGCATTGGCCGGATAGAGCTTGGCCGCGGTGAACACGCCCTCGCCCGCGCCGCGCGCAAGGTCGTCGGCATCGGTCGTGTCGGTGAGATAGCAGGTCATCAGCGGCTCGAACGCGATCCCTTCCGGCACGGCGGCGCGGATGCGGTCGCGATAGGCGGCGGCCATCTCGGTGGTCGTGATCGGCGGAGTGAGGTTCGGCATCACGATCGCGCGGGCGAACTGTCGCGCGGTGTAGGGAACGACGGCGCGCATCACCTCGCCGTCGCGGAAATGGAGGTGCCAGTCGTCCGGGCGGCGGATGGTCAGCGTGTCGGTCATGGGCGACGCCTTACGCCCGCGCGCGGGGTCTTTCCAGTGGCTTGAAGCGCGCCTAGAGCGGCGTTCGATGACCACGATCGGCTTCCTCGCCTGCGAAACCACCCTCCCCGGCTCCGGCGCGCGCCGCCGCGCCGATGCGTTCGAGCACGACCTCATGGTTGCCGCGCTCGAGCCCGCGCTCGCCGCCCGCGGGCTCGCGATGCGGGTGATCGACTGGGAAGCGCCGCTCGAAGCCTTTGCCGGGCTGGACGCGGTGCTGCTGGGGACCGCGTGGAACTACCAGGACAGGGCCGCGGTTTTTGTCGCCAAGCTCGAGGCGCTGGAAGCGCGCGGCATCGCGGTCCACAACCCGCCCGGCCTTGTGCGCTGGAACATGACCAAGACCTACCTGCGCGAACTGGAAGAGGCAGGCGCGGCGACCATCCCGACCCTGTGGCTGGACGAGGTGACGGGCGAGGACATCCGCGCCGCCTTCGCGCAGTTCGGCTGCGAGAAACTGGTGGTCAAACGCCAGGTCGGCGCGGGCGCGGAAGGGCAGGTGCTGCTCACCGCCGACGAACCGCCCGGCCCCGACTGGCGCTTTGGCCGCCCGGCCATGGTCCAGCCCTTCCTCCCCGCCATAGAAACGCAGGGCGAGGTCAGCTTCGTCTTCGTCGCGGGCGAATTCTCGCACGCCCTAACCAAGCGCGCGGCCAGCGGAGACTACCGCATCCAGTCGATCTACGGCGGGACCGAAAGCCGCCATTACCCGGCCGAAGACGAAGTCGAGGCCGCCCGCTCGGTCCTCGCGGCGATCCCCTTTGCCGCGCCGCTCTATGCCCGGATCGACATGGTGCGCACAGAGGACGGCCTCCTCCTCATGGAAGCCGAACTGATCGAGCCCTATCTCTACCCCGAACAGGGCGAGCGGCTGGGCGAACATATCGCCCGCGCGCTCGCCCGCATGACAGAGCCGGAAGGGAGCCGAGCATGACCGCAACCCGCCTTGAAAGCCGCGCCGTCGTCCGCGTGTCGCCGCGCGACGAGAGCGAAGACGTCCCCGCCTTCCTGCAGGGCCTCCTCACCAACGACGTGAGCGCGGAAAGGCTCGCGCAAGGCCCGGTCTATGCCGCGCTGCTGACCGCGCAGGGCAAGGCGATGTTCGATTTCCTCGTCTGGGCGGATGGGCGGGAGGTGCTGATCGACTGCGAGGAAGCGGTCGCGGACGAACTGGCGAAGCGCCTCGGCCTCTACCGCCTGCGCCGCGCGATCGACATTGCCCGCGACGACACGCTCGCCGTGCACTGGAGCGCGGAGCCGCGCGAAGGCGCCGCCGCCGACCCGCGCCTCGCTGACCTTGGCTGGCGCTGGCTCGCTCCCGCCAATGCGGGCGAGGACAGCGCCGACGAGGCGTGGCTCGCCCACCGCCTGTCGCTCGGCGTGCCCGAGGGTCGCGAGGAAATAGGCGACATCCTGTGGCTCGAAACCAATGCGGTCGAGCTTCACGGGGTGAGCTTCGACAAGGGCTGCTATGTCGGGCAGGAGAACACCGCGCGGATGAACTGGCGGCAGAAGGTCAATCGGCGGCTGGTCGTGGTGGACCTTGCCGCTTCGCAGGAAAAGCGGCGCAAGGCGGCCTATCCCGCGCTCGGCAAGGCGGTCGATCACCTGCGGGTGGACGATCTCGACCCGGCGGCGCTGCCCGACTGGCAGGCGGCAGGAGTGGCCGCCTAGCCGCGCCTCACTCGGTCCGGGCGTAGCGGGCGAGCGAGGCTTCGAGCTGCTCCGCCGCCCGCACCCGCGCCGCATCGCGCGGCAGGCCCAGCGACTTCGCCAGCGCCGCCCCGATCAGCGCATCGCCCATGGCGAGCAGGACAAGGCTAAGCGTCTCGCGGTGGACCTGCATCGCATCGCCCGTATCGCCCGCCTCGTCCGGCGCGATTTCGTCGACGAGATCGTGGATCGTGCTGATGATCGGGTCCAATGCGTCCTCGTTCCCGGTCAGCAGCATCCAGCTTGCGAGCGCCCCCGCCCCTTCGCGGTCGAAGGCATCGAAGGCAAGGTCGACCACTTCGCGCGCATGGCCGAGCCCGGCCCGGCTGGCATGGACCGCTTCGATGATCGTCTCGCACACGGTCCGCGCGAGATGTTCGGCGAGCGCCTTCTGCAGCCCCGCCGCCGAGCCGAAATGATGCAGCAGGTTGGCATGGGTCCGCCCGATCCGCGCGGCGACCGCTTTCAGCGTCACCGCCTGCGGCCCCGCTTCGATCAGCAGCGCGCGCGCCGCCTCGAGCGCGGAACCGCGCGACTCTTCCGGAGTTAACCGTTTGCGGGCGCTCATGCTTTCGGGTTATGCTGCGTCATGGCCTCCTGGGGATTAACGGGGTTTGCGGACATGAACAAGCATACGACCATCGCGCCGGAGAGCGCCGCGGAAACGGGCGTGACGCCCGACGACCACGAACTCACGATCCGCAACGAACGTTTCGACCGCACCGCGCTGGTCCCGCGCCACTGGCATTCGGGCGATCCGGTCGCGACCGCGTGGTACAATTCCGTTTCCGCCAGCCTGCCGCGCGGAGAGGCTTTCTTCATCGACACCCTGCGCGAGTTCCGGGATCAGGTCCCGCCGAAACTCGCGGGCGAGATCAAGGCGTTCTGCGCGCAGGAGATCAACCACACCCGCGAACACGTCGCTTTCAACCGGCTCGTGTCGGACCACGGCTATAACGTCGAATCGATCGACCAGGGCATCCAGGTCATGCTCGCGCTGACCGAGGGCCGCCCGATCGAGTTCAACCTCGCGATCACCATCGCGCTCGAACATTTCGCCGCGATCATCTCGCGCCACCTGCTCGCCTATCCCGAATATCTCGAAGGGGCGGACCCGGTCGCCGCGGAAATCTGGCGCTGGCACGCGACCGAGGAGGTCGAGCACAAGGGGCTGACCTACGACGTCTGGCTCCACGCGACGAAGGACTGGTCGGACTGGAAACGCTGGCGGGTGAAGACGCTGCTCGCGATCCTCATCACGCGCAAATATTTCAAGAACCGCGTGCGCGATGCGCTCGGCCTGTTGGAGCAGGACGGCATCCCGCGCTGGAAGGGGCGGCTGAAGCTCGCGTGGTTCCTGTGGGGGAAGCCCGGCATGATGCGGCGGATGTTTGTCGAATGGGCCGCGATCCTCAAACCCGGCTTTCACCCGTGGCAGCACGACGACCGCGCGCTCATCGCCAAGTGGCAGAGCCCCTATGCCGACGCGGTGATGCCCGCCGAATAGGCGCTCAGGCCGCGCGCTGGGTCTCGCCGCCCGCCGCCCCGTTCAGCAGCAGGCGATATTCCGCCGCCTCGACCTCGTGCCCACGCGCGCAGGAATGGCGCTTGACGACCTGCCCGGTCGGCTCGAAGCCGAGCTTGCGCAGGACCGCGCCCGAGGCCGGGTTGTCGAGGAAGTGCGAGCCGTGGATTTCGCGGACGCCCAGCACGCGCGCGATGGCGAGCACCGCGCGGCCCGCTTCGGTGGCGAAGCCCTGCCCCCAGAACGGGCGCGCGATCCAGTAGCCGAGTTCGACCGGCCCCGTGCGGGAGGTGTCCGACCCTTCGAGCGGACCGAAGCCCGTGCAACCGATCACCGCGCCGTCCGCCGCGCGGGTGACGAGGAAAGTGGGCTCACAGGGATCGAACGGTCGGCTGGCGAATTCGCGCGCCTCCGCCTCGCCATAGGGCCACGGCGCGCGCGCGAGGTTTCGCACCACGCCTTCGTCCGCGATGCCGCCCAACACGCCCTGCCAGTCCTCGGGCCAGATCGGCCGCAGGAGCAGTCTTTCGCTGCGATGAAACACGAGTTCTCCCTTCCTCGCCCCGCGCCGCTGCCGATAGGCCGGGCGCGTGACATTTTGATGGCCGTGAAATCCTGCGATTCCAACGGCTTTGCGGCAGAGGGAGAAATTGCTGCGTGAAAACGAAAAGGGGGAGACGGGTCGGCCCCATCTCCCTCCTGATCGCCGGATATTACCGGCTGGGACCGTCCCGCTGGACGATCCCCTTATTGAATCGCCCGATTATTCGGCCGCTTCGGCCATCGCGTCGACCGACACGTATTTGCGGCCGAGCTTGCCCTTGTGGAATCGCACCACGCCTGCTTCGAGCGCGAAGAGGGTGTGATCCTTACCCATGCCGACGTTCGAGCCGGGATAGAACTTGGTGCCGCGCTGGCGCACGATGATGTTGCCGCCGATCACGTCCTGACCGCCGAACTTCTTGACGCCAAGGCGCCGGCCTTCCGAATCGCGCCCGTTGCGCGACGAGCCGCCTGCTTTCTTGTGTGCCATGAGCCTGTAACCCTTACCTTACTTGTCCTTGCCCGACGCGGCTTCGGCCTGGTCGACCTTGGCGCGCGGCGGCTTGCCGTCGAGGAGTTCCTGCGCCTGAACGGCCCATTCGTCCTTGATCGGGCGATTGCCGAGCTTGAGCTCGTCGTTCCACTTGTTCGCGGTCGCTTCGTCCCAGCCGGCGATGTCTTCCCAGCTGTTGATGCCCGCCGCGCGCAGCTTCTTCTCGATGGTCGGGCCGATGCCCGAAATCAGCGAGAGGTTGCCGGTGTCGAGATCGGACTTGGCCGCAGCCTTGGTTTCCGCCTTGGGAGCGGCGTCCTTCTTGGCCTCGGCCTTGGGCGCGGTGTCCTTCTTCGCAGCGGCCTTCTTGGCCCCGCCGGTGCCGACATCGGTGATCCGCAGCAGGGTCATCTGCTGGCGGTGACCGTTCTTGCGGCGGTAGTTGTGGCGGCGACGCTTCTTGAAGACGACCACCTTTTCGCTCTTCGCCTGGGCGATGATTTCGGCCGAGACGGTCACCTTGGAAGCGTCGGCGAGCGAATCGCCTTCACCGGCCAGCAGGACGTCGCCCAGCGTGATCGTGTCGCCGGCTTCGCCCGCGAGCTTTTCAACGGCAATCTTGTCTCCGGCGGCAACCCGATATTGCTTGCCGCCCGTGCGCACTATCGCGAACATGGCTTTATACTCTCAATCTCGTGCTGTGCCCGATATCGGCGGAAATCCCGGTGGGAAAGCCCCGCGCCAATCAAGCGGCAGTGGGCGCTGCGACGATGCAGCGCCGGAAAGAAGCGTGCCGTTAGGCGAAAGGGCGTGCCAAGTCAACGCCGCTGCCTGCATAAAATGCGCGTGTAGTTGCACGCCTTGCGGCTTTGCGCGCGCGAGGTGTCATGATAACGAGACACGCAGAATATGACACTTTCCCCCCGCCTCCTCGCCGCGCCTTTCGCGGCGCTCATGCTGTCCGCCTGCGCCGGGGGGAGCGGGGACTATCCCTCCCTCGCGATCCGCGATGTCGAACGGCAATACGGGCGCTTCCTGATTACCGAAGGGACGGCCCCGGCTCCGGCCCCCGCGCCAGCCCCGGTCGCACCGGTGGCGGGGCAAGCGGCGATCGCCGCGCTGGTCAGCGACGCGCGCGCCTCTTTCGAGCGGTTCGAGGCCCGCGAGGACGCGGTCGCGCGGCTGGTCGGCGCGGGCCGCGGGCGCTCCATCGACAGCGATGCGCGCGCCGCCGCGCTCACCGCGCTGTCGGACCTTTCCGCCATCCGCAGCGCGACCGCCGTGCCGCTGGGAGATCTCGACTTGCTTGCGGCCGAGGCCGCCACCACCTTCGCACCGACCGACGATATCGACGCCGCACGCGCCCTCGTGCTCGCGCTCGTCGAACGCCAGGACGCGGTGCTGGCCGAACTCTGGGCGGAGATGGACCGATGAACCTGCAATGCGCGACCTGTCCGGTGAAGGAAACCGCGGCCTGCGCCGTGCTCACCCCGGAAGAGCGCGACGCCATGGCCGCCGCCGGGCGGACCCGCACGCTGAAGCGCGGCGAAATGCTGTTCGCCGCGGGGGACGAGGACGCGGCCTGCGCAACGCTGGTGTCGGGCGCGCTCAAGGTCTCGGCGATCGATGCCGAGGGTAACGAGCAGATCCTCGCGCTGGTCCACCCCTCGGGCTTCATCGGGGAATTGTTCGCCCCCTTTGCCCATCACGACGTGGTGGCGCTCACCGAAAGCAAGCTGTGCACCTTCGCGCGCGGCGATTTCGAGCGCGCGATCGACGATCACCCCGCGCTCGCCCGCGCGCTGCTGCGCCGCAGCCAGGAAGACCTGCTGGCGACCCGCGCCCTGCTCGAGCTCACCGGTCATGCCAGCGCCGAGGCGCGGCTCGCCGCGCTGCTGCACGATTTCGCCGCCGCCGCGAGCCAGTCCTCGTGCCACCTCGCCGCCGAATTCGACCTGCCGCTGACGCGCGGGGAAATCGCCAATATGCTCGGCCTGACGATCGAGACGGTCAGCCGCAAGCTCGGCGAACTGGAGGACACGGGCGCGATCCGGCGCAAGGGCAAGCGCGGGATCGAGGTGCTCGATCCCGCGCTGCTGCACGAAATTTCGGGGCGCTGAGGGGGAGAGGTCTAGCGCCCCCCGGCGGGCAGCTCTCACTGCCTGCCGAAACCTTATGAGACGATCGCGGCGATGGTCGCGGCGGTCAGCCCCCAGAACAGCACCAGCACCGGCAGCAGCAGCACCTGCACCGCCGCATCGCGCGGGGCGAGCTTGCCGGTATGCGTCACGATGCCGAAGCTCTCGAACTGGCCGAGCGTGAGCGGCTTGCTGTCATTGCCCTTGAGCCGGGTGAAGATCGCCGGAACGCCGAAGCCCGCGACGATGAACAGCGCGAAGATCGTCATCGGGATCGCAAGGCCCGGATTGCCGAAAGCAAGGGCCGTGACGCCGATGAAGCCGAGATAGCACGCAACCGTACCGCCATAGAGCGCCGTGGGCAGGCCGAAGCTGCGGTCGCGCGCCGGGGCCTTGGCGGCGGGCGCATCGACGATCCGCGCCTCGCCGCGTGCAATGATGTCCTGGACCTGTTTGCTCATCATGTCTCTCCTTCGATGAAGAGAGAATTACGCGTGTAGGGCCAAGCTTCGTTGATCGGGATCAAACAGGGAAATTTTTCCTACCAGCGCGCAAGATCGGCATGGTCCTCAGGCCGCGGTTCGATCCATTGCCATTCGCCGGCGCGCTTCTCGCGCTTCCAGAACCACGCCGCACTCTTGAGGTGGTCCATGCAGAAATCGACCGCTTGAATGGCATCGCGGCGATGGCGCGCGGCCGCCGCGACGCAGACGATAGGCTCGCCCGGATGCATCACGCCGACACGGTGGACCATGGCGAGGCCCATCAGGTCGAAGCGGTCGAAGGCGCGCTCGGCGAGCGCTTCCATGCCCGGCAGGGTGAGCGGTTCGTAATGCGTCAGTTCGAGCGCCTCGACACCGCCCCCGGCGCGGACCTTTCCGATGAAGCTCGCGATCCCGCCCGCATCGGGGCAGGCGGTAGCCAGGGCGTCCACCGCCGCGCCGGGGTCGAACGGCGCGGCATCGAGACGGACCTCGCGCACGCTTCAGCCGCCCGAAACCGGCGGGAGCAGCGCGACCTCGTCCCCGGCGCGGGCCGCAAGCGCGGTCTTGTCCGACAGCACGCGGCCCGCGCAGGCGACATGGACGCGCTCGCCCGCGACCTGCTGCGCAAGGCCGGGTTCGAGCGCGGACAGCAGGCCCGACCAGTCGAGCGGAGCGGAAACGAGGCGCCGCCCCGTCCCAGCCAGTTCCGCCAGCGGGCCGAGAAAGACGAGCGTGACGCTGCCCTCCCCGCTATCGACCGTCCCGTCATCCGCCTGCCGCGTCATCTCATCCGCCCGTCATCGACATATGGCGCGGCAGGTGCGGCTTCGCGCCGCGCTCGTCCATGCGGAAATGGTGCTTTTCGGGCTTGATCGCCATCGCGCGTTCGAGCGCTGCGGCAAGCTCCTCCTCGGGCCTTTCGGAGCGCAGCGCGGCGCGCAGGTCGACCCGCTCCGCCCCGCCGAGGCAGGGGTAGAGCTGGCCCGTCGCGGTGACGCGCAGCCGGTTGCACCCGGCGCAGAAATTGCCCGTGTGCGGCGTGATGAGGCCCAGTCGCCCTCCGGTTTCGGCGATATCGACATAGCGCGCGGGGCCGCCGGTGGCGTGATCGCTGTCCGTCAGCGTCCAGCGCTCCTCCAGCCGCGCGCGCACGTCCGACAGGGGGAGATACTGGTCGAGCCGCTCCTCCTCGACATCGCCCAGCGGCATGACCTCGATCAGCGTGACGTCATGGCCCTGTCCATGCGCCCATTCGATGAGGTCGGGCAGTTCGTCCTCGTTGACGCCCTTGAGCGCCACAGCGTTGAGCTTGACCTTGAGCCCCGCTTCGCGCGCCGCCGCGATCCCCTCGAGCACCTGCGGCAGGGCATCGCGCCGGGTCAGCGCCTCGAACCGCGTGCGGTCGAGCGTGTCGAGCGAAACGTTCACCCGCCGCACCCCGGCCTTCGCCAGCGCCTCGGCATGGGGAGCGAGCTGGGTGCCGTTGGTCGTGAGCGTCAGCTCCTCGAGCCCGTGGCCGAGCCGCCGTCCGAGCATTTCGAACAGGTGCATGATGTCGCGCCGCACCAGCGGTTCGCCCCCGGTGATGCGGATTTTCGTCACCCCGCGCTCGATGAAGCCGCAGGCGAGTTCGTAAAGCTCCTCCAGCCCCAGCACCTCGCGCTTGGGCAGGAAGGTCATGCGCTCGGGCATACAATAGGTGCAGCGAAGGTCGCAGCGGTCGGTGACCGACAGGCGCAGGTAGGTGATCGCGCGGCGGAAGGCGTCGACCAGCGGGCGCGGCTCGTCGTTGACCGCGATCACGTCGCGCCGCCGGGTGAGGCTGTCGATGGTGGTGGCGGGTGCTTCCTCGCTCATGCAAGCGGGATATACTGTCCCGTGATGCCCGGCGCATCTGCCAAATATGCGAGCGTTTCCTTGCGCGCCGCCGCGTCCCCGCCGCCGACCACGTTGACCCGCTCAGGCGCATGGCCGCGGGCAAGGTCGCGCGCGAGCGCCAGCCGCCAGTCGTCGTGGTCGGTCCCCGCGCGCGGCAGGACGATGGCGAGCGCGGTGACGCCCTCGCCCGCCAGCATCGTCTCGGCCTCTTCGAGATGCCGCTCGAAAACAGCCGCGCTCGCGGCGAGCGGCGCCTCGGGCAGGGCCTCGACCGTGAGGACGACCTGCACCGGGCCTAGACCTCGCCCAGCGGACGTTCGCGGTGGAGCGTGATGCCGATGCTCTCCCCGGCCTCGGCAATGGCGAGCTTGACGATCTTGACCGTCACCGCCTCGACGCGCGCATCCTGCACGAACAGCGTCTCGCAGATATGGTCCGCAACCGCCTCGATCAGCTTGAAATGGACGCCTTTTGGCAGGCCATCGGAAGCGGCGAACTTCAGGTCCATGTAGTTCTTGCTGGCATCCAATGGCGTGTCGGGATCGTAGCGGTCGGCGACCTCGTAGCGCGCCTGCACCGTGATGCGCAGCGGCTGCGGCTTGCCGGTTTCTTCCGAATAGATGCCGGTCAGGACATCGACTTCGAGATCGGCGACTTCGAGAGTGAGCGAATCGGTCATTGCGTGCATGAGCGCCCTTAGCCCGGATTGCTCCACCGCGCGAAGATCGCGGTCGGCAGGCGGCGCCGGGGTGCGTCTCCCGCCGGTTCCTCCAGCACCGCAAGGTCGCCGTGCTCGATGGTTCCGGGCAGGTGCGCGAGCGCTTCTTCCATCAGCCCGGCCAATGCGAGGCTGCTCATGCGCACGGCATAGACGGTGAGGAAGAGAAAGCGGCTGTCCGCATCGAGCAGCTTGGCGCAGTCGTGGACGAGGCCCGGCAGCCCTTCCTCAAGCCGCCACGTCTCGTTCTTCGGCCCGCGCCCGAATTTCGGCGGGTCGAGGATGATGCCGTCATAGCGCCGCTGCCGCCGCACCTCGCGCGCGGTGAATTTCGCCGCGTCGTCGACCAGCCAGCGGATGGGGCGGTCCTCCATGCCCGACAGGGCGGCGTTGTCGCGCGCCTGCGCGACCGATTTCTTCGAGGCGTCCACGTGCGTGACGCGCCCGTGGCGCGACAGGGCGAGCGTGCCGAGGCCGGTATAGCCGAACAGGTTGAGCGTTTCGGCCTCGTCCATCCCTGCAAGGCATCCGCGCATCCAGTCCCACACCACCGCCATGTCGGGGAAGAATTGCAGGTGACGGAACGGCGTCGGGCGAGCGGTGAAGCGGACCTCGTTCCATGCGAGTTCCCAGCCCTTTTCCGGCACGCCCTGCGCGAAATCCCAGCGCCCGCCGCCGTCCTCGTCCGAGCCGGGCACGAATTCGCCCGCCGCCTGCCAGTCGGCCCCGGTTTCACCGACAAGGCGCGGTTGCCACAGCGCCTGCGGCTCGGGGCGAATGAAGGCGTGGGGGCCGAAGGCTTCGAGCTTGCGCCCCGCCCCGCTGTCGATCAGGCGGTAGGCATCCCAGCCATGGCATTCCATCACGAGAGGGTCGGGCGCGAGACGCGCCATTACGCCTTCGCTTCGCGCGCCAGCGCGTGTTCGAGCACGAAGTCGCGGGCTGCCTCGTAATCGCCCGAAAGCTCGGTGACGCTTTCTTCGCGCCCGAACAGGTCGCCCACGCGCGGGGGCAGGTTCGGGCGCACGCCGATCGCGCGCTCGACCGCCTCGCGGAACTTGGCCGGGTGCGCGGTGGCGAGCGTCACCATCGGCACGGCAGGGTCGACTTCGCCCGCAGCGGTCGCCTCGCGCGCCGCGCTGAGGCCGACCGCCGTATGCGGATCGATGATCTGCCCTGCCGCCTGGTGCGCCCACTGGATCGCGCGCGCGGTCGCGTCCTGGTCGGCGCTGAGACCGAGGAACAGCCGCGCCGCGCCTTCGGCCTGGGCATTGGTGAGCTGCATCGCACGGGTCTTGGCAAAGCCCGCCATCTGCTGAGCCATCGCCGCCCCGTCGCGCCCGCCGCAGTCGAACAGCAGCCGTTCGAAATTGGAGGAGACCTGGATGTCCATCGAGGGGGTGATGGTGGGCGTCACGCCGCTCGCCGAATAGTCGCCGCGGGTGAGCGCGCGCACGAGGATGTCGTTGACGTTGGTCGCGACCACCAGCCGCTCGACCGGAAGGCCCATGCGCTGCGCGACATAGCCC from Erythrobacter sp. encodes:
- the moaA gene encoding GTP 3',8-cyclase MoaA, producing MSEEAPATTIDSLTRRRDVIAVNDEPRPLVDAFRRAITYLRLSVTDRCDLRCTYCMPERMTFLPKREVLGLEELYELACGFIERGVTKIRITGGEPLVRRDIMHLFEMLGRRLGHGLEELTLTTNGTQLAPHAEALAKAGVRRVNVSLDTLDRTRFEALTRRDALPQVLEGIAAAREAGLKVKLNAVALKGVNEDELPDLIEWAHGQGHDVTLIEVMPLGDVEEERLDQYLPLSDVRARLEERWTLTDSDHATGGPARYVDIAETGGRLGLITPHTGNFCAGCNRLRVTATGQLYPCLGGAERVDLRAALRSERPEEELAAALERAMAIKPEKHHFRMDERGAKPHLPRHMSMTGG
- a CDS encoding Rossmann fold domain-containing protein, with translation MQVVLTVEALPEAPLAASAAVFERHLEEAETMLAGEGVTALAIVLPRAGTDHDDWRLALARDLARGHAPERVNVVGGGDAAARKETLAYLADAPGITGQYIPLA
- a CDS encoding dihydroneopterin aldolase, which translates into the protein MTDSLTLEVADLEVDVLTGIYSEETGKPQPLRITVQARYEVADRYDPDTPLDASKNYMDLKFAASDGLPKGVHFKLIEAVADHICETLFVQDARVEAVTVKIVKLAIAEAGESIGITLHRERPLGEV
- a CDS encoding class I SAM-dependent methyltransferase, whose protein sequence is MARLAPDPLVMECHGWDAYRLIDSGAGRKLEAFGPHAFIRPEPQALWQPRLVGETGADWQAAGEFVPGSDEDGGGRWDFAQGVPEKGWELAWNEVRFTARPTPFRHLQFFPDMAVVWDWMRGCLAGMDEAETLNLFGYTGLGTLALSRHGRVTHVDASKKSVAQARDNAALSGMEDRPIRWLVDDAAKFTAREVRRQRRYDGIILDPPKFGRGPKNETWRLEEGLPGLVHDCAKLLDADSRFLFLTVYAVRMSSLALAGLMEEALAHLPGTIEHGDLAVLEEPAGDAPRRRLPTAIFARWSNPG